One window of Methylococcus sp. EFPC2 genomic DNA carries:
- the fae gene encoding formaldehyde-activating enzyme → MSTLHFKTGEATVFAADGQYTDAMPEILIGNVDGPVGHAFANMMGQTAGHTRMFAIRACNQMVKPATLMVPKVTIKNSATINLLGGVVQAATADAVLDSVIEGVIPRDLVNSLCIISLVWLDPQCVTDPNRDDKDLYRTNYEATKLAIKRALNDEPTIEELIANRHTIKHEMYDPEA, encoded by the coding sequence GTGTCAACCTTACATTTCAAGACTGGCGAAGCCACCGTTTTCGCGGCCGATGGCCAATATACCGACGCCATGCCGGAGATACTCATCGGTAACGTCGACGGCCCGGTTGGCCATGCGTTCGCCAATATGATGGGGCAAACGGCCGGTCATACCCGGATGTTCGCCATTCGCGCCTGTAACCAGATGGTCAAGCCGGCGACCCTGATGGTGCCCAAGGTGACCATCAAGAATAGCGCCACCATCAACCTGCTGGGCGGCGTGGTTCAGGCTGCCACTGCCGACGCGGTGCTGGACAGCGTGATCGAGGGCGTCATACCGCGCGATCTGGTGAATTCCTTGTGCATCATCAGCCTGGTCTGGCTGGATCCGCAATGCGTCACCGATCCCAACCGCGACGACAAGGACTTGTACCGCACCAACTACGAGGCCACCAAGCTGGCCATCAAGCGTGCGCTCAACGACGAACCCACCATCGAGGAACTGATCGCCAACCGTCATACGATCAAGCACGAGATGTACGATCCGGAAGCTTGA
- a CDS encoding AbiV family abortive infection protein, translating into MSERVDLITAHNACITHAKNLIASAQAVQAAEQPHIAYHLAVIALEELGRMELLGIQSMASNRSEEDANRHDKHIQSHVQKLFWCFLGPSFSSKKITNEELDSITHLAQELHSKRLQALYVDKASDALAVPSEVISIEECEKIIKLAEARLAIAEAEKPRSEAEISDDDNGTMRWFLAAADHPDKTRVIFSGASMAKLHELANARKWIRWLKSEFDKTEAKNLALAEAEIARSQNLPNSGMKNKWRIRLRIYSASHSIRPKTLTEWNEKVRWIKLIPVSKSKNQLIVELILKDNIPVQGLWHSAWGVARHFVAALNIGTMGFWWWKMPEQVDSYYERIDDLENGYQIKLTRSPSLKVDWGDNRVLTSEDLAQVINCLVALPGPGDAQKLVPYNYYIGGTTFLSLNDVHWQCEDNIFGNFLECLRKLMEETGEWNPEAPFPEALSKFVDNLITNTDEDKERLINIAKAFDANEMNEVTVTLKDASFMKFFCDAYILMKICPRALERITKEAR; encoded by the coding sequence ATGTCAGAACGCGTTGACCTAATTACAGCCCACAATGCCTGTATTACCCATGCAAAGAACCTCATAGCTTCTGCTCAGGCGGTACAGGCAGCCGAACAACCTCACATCGCCTATCACTTGGCAGTTATAGCCCTGGAAGAGTTGGGTCGCATGGAGCTTCTCGGCATCCAATCGATGGCCAGCAATAGGTCAGAAGAAGATGCGAACCGGCACGATAAACATATCCAGTCCCATGTGCAGAAGCTGTTCTGGTGCTTCCTTGGCCCTAGTTTCTCTAGTAAAAAGATCACCAATGAAGAGCTTGATTCCATCACACACCTTGCCCAAGAGCTGCACTCGAAGAGGCTGCAGGCTCTTTATGTTGATAAAGCCAGTGATGCCTTAGCAGTGCCTTCGGAGGTAATATCCATCGAAGAGTGCGAAAAAATCATCAAACTTGCTGAAGCTCGTTTAGCCATAGCGGAAGCGGAGAAACCAAGGTCTGAAGCAGAAATCTCTGACGATGACAATGGTACCATGCGGTGGTTTCTTGCGGCTGCCGACCACCCAGATAAAACAAGAGTTATATTCTCCGGCGCATCAATGGCAAAGCTACATGAACTGGCAAATGCTCGGAAATGGATACGTTGGTTGAAGAGTGAATTCGATAAGACAGAGGCCAAGAACCTCGCTCTAGCTGAAGCAGAAATAGCCAGAAGCCAAAATCTCCCAAACAGTGGGATGAAAAACAAATGGCGCATTCGGCTAAGGATTTATTCCGCCTCCCATTCTATCCGCCCCAAGACGCTCACAGAGTGGAACGAAAAAGTTCGATGGATAAAGCTCATTCCCGTTTCCAAAAGTAAGAATCAATTGATCGTTGAGCTAATCCTGAAGGACAACATACCGGTACAAGGGCTATGGCACTCTGCTTGGGGAGTCGCCAGGCATTTTGTAGCAGCTCTCAACATAGGGACCATGGGGTTCTGGTGGTGGAAGATGCCTGAGCAGGTGGATAGCTATTACGAGAGAATTGATGATCTAGAGAACGGGTATCAGATAAAGCTTACGAGAAGCCCTAGCCTGAAAGTTGATTGGGGCGATAATCGTGTTCTTACATCCGAAGACTTAGCACAGGTAATCAACTGCCTGGTTGCACTTCCAGGTCCAGGCGATGCTCAAAAACTGGTTCCTTATAACTATTACATTGGCGGGACTACCTTCCTTTCCTTGAATGATGTTCATTGGCAATGTGAGGATAACATTTTCGGAAATTTTCTGGAGTGCTTACGTAAGCTCATGGAGGAAACGGGAGAATGGAACCCTGAGGCACCATTTCCAGAAGCCCTTAGCAAGTTCGTTGACAATCTCATCACCAATACTGATGAGGACAAAGAGCGCCTGATAAATATTGCCAAGGCCTTTGATGCCAATGAAATGAATGAAGTTACAGTTACCCTCAAAGATGCCTCATTTATGAAGTTTTTCTGTGACGCTTATATTTTGATGAAAATATGCCCTAGGGCGCTAGAGCGCATCACTAAGGAGGCCAGGTAA
- a CDS encoding TetR/AcrR family transcriptional regulator, protein MARPREFSLPETLDKAMRVFWAKGYFGTSIEDLVAATGVSRYGLYGEFGDKKGLFLAALQHYQANVVRPLLDIVERPEASLADLRALFAVLAEFSRQPGGKLGCLVFNSVNEAGLHDEATAGKILEIREHMAKGIHRMLVNAVSGNELPAGFDVQREADFLFGVLHALPMMARAGADPATIANVIQVALSTLD, encoded by the coding sequence ATGGCGCGTCCCCGCGAATTCAGTCTGCCCGAAACCCTCGACAAGGCCATGCGGGTGTTTTGGGCCAAGGGCTATTTCGGGACTTCCATCGAAGATCTGGTCGCAGCCACGGGGGTCAGCCGCTACGGCTTGTACGGCGAGTTCGGCGACAAGAAAGGCCTGTTTCTGGCGGCACTCCAGCACTATCAAGCTAACGTCGTTCGCCCCCTCCTGGATATCGTCGAGCGCCCCGAAGCCTCGCTCGCGGACCTTCGCGCCTTGTTCGCCGTGTTGGCCGAGTTTTCGCGGCAACCCGGCGGAAAACTGGGCTGCCTGGTGTTCAATTCGGTCAACGAAGCCGGACTGCACGACGAGGCCACTGCCGGCAAAATCCTCGAAATCCGCGAGCACATGGCCAAGGGCATACATCGCATGCTCGTCAATGCCGTCAGCGGGAATGAACTGCCCGCCGGCTTCGACGTTCAACGCGAGGCGGATTTTTTGTTCGGCGTGCTCCATGCGCTGCCCATGATGGCGCGGGCGGGGGCCGATCCGGCGACGATAGCGAACGTGATCCAAGTCGCGTTGTCGACGCTCGACTAA
- a CDS encoding glutathione S-transferase family protein, whose product MKLYYHPASPFARKPRIAAALLGIELETQVVDILAGAGQAPDYLRLNPHGKVPTLVDGDFSLWESNAIVQYLGEKAADTSLFPRDSRSRADILRWQFWESTTWAPPSGVFIYENVLKPLLGQGEADGEEIRKATEKFVRAAKVLDDHLAQHSWLVGDTLTVADTSVAAVLMYAETARYPLDGYEHIHAWFGKIRQLPAWTATEPSA is encoded by the coding sequence ATGAAGCTTTACTATCATCCCGCCTCGCCTTTCGCCCGCAAACCGCGTATCGCCGCCGCCCTGCTCGGCATCGAACTGGAGACCCAAGTGGTCGACATCTTGGCCGGAGCCGGGCAAGCGCCGGATTATTTAAGGCTCAATCCCCACGGCAAAGTCCCTACCCTGGTGGACGGCGACTTTTCATTGTGGGAGTCCAACGCCATCGTCCAGTACCTCGGCGAAAAAGCGGCGGATACCTCCCTGTTTCCCCGCGACAGCCGCAGCCGCGCCGACATCCTGCGCTGGCAGTTCTGGGAATCCACCACTTGGGCACCGCCCAGCGGCGTATTCATCTACGAAAATGTGCTCAAACCGCTGCTGGGTCAGGGCGAGGCGGATGGCGAGGAGATCAGGAAAGCGACGGAGAAGTTCGTCCGCGCCGCCAAGGTACTGGACGACCATCTGGCGCAGCACTCCTGGCTGGTGGGCGATACCTTGACCGTGGCGGACACTTCGGTCGCGGCAGTCCTGATGTACGCCGAAACCGCCCGCTACCCGCTCGACGGATACGAACACATCCATGCCTGGTTCGGCAAAATCCGCCAACTGCCGGCCTGGACTGCTACCGAACCCTCCGCGTGA
- a CDS encoding NAD(P)H-dependent oxidoreductase, translating into MRVFIVHAHPEPGSFNGAMTSEAKAVLRAAGHEVVLSDLYAMGFDPVSDRRNFLTVRNPDRLKQQDEEEYASEQDGYIPALQLEMDKLAWCDLLIFQFPLWWLGMPAILKGWVDRVFAVGRAYGGGRYFDRGIFAGKRALCSVTVGGPAPAYSDIGIYGPISSILFPIHHGILGFAGFTVIEPFVVYGPARMGEEARAACLASYGERLLAAGTAPAIPGPRVADYEGLVLKAALRPKGGADAD; encoded by the coding sequence ATGCGAGTCTTCATCGTCCATGCTCACCCCGAGCCGGGCAGTTTCAATGGCGCGATGACCAGCGAGGCAAAGGCCGTGCTTCGTGCCGCCGGGCACGAAGTGGTGCTGTCCGACCTTTATGCCATGGGGTTCGATCCGGTTTCCGACCGGCGCAATTTCCTGACCGTCCGCAATCCGGACCGTTTGAAGCAGCAGGACGAAGAGGAATACGCGAGCGAGCAAGACGGATATATCCCGGCACTCCAGCTTGAGATGGACAAGCTCGCCTGGTGCGATCTGCTGATCTTCCAGTTTCCCCTTTGGTGGCTGGGCATGCCGGCCATACTCAAGGGCTGGGTCGACCGGGTTTTCGCGGTCGGCCGCGCTTACGGCGGCGGTCGATATTTCGACCGCGGCATATTCGCCGGAAAACGGGCCCTATGCTCGGTGACCGTCGGCGGTCCGGCGCCCGCTTATTCGGACATCGGCATCTACGGACCGATATCGTCGATTCTGTTCCCCATCCATCACGGCATACTGGGATTCGCGGGCTTCACCGTGATCGAACCCTTTGTCGTCTACGGCCCCGCGCGCATGGGCGAGGAAGCGCGCGCCGCTTGCCTGGCGAGCTACGGCGAACGATTACTCGCCGCGGGAACGGCACCGGCGATACCCGGCCCCCGTGTCGCGGACTATGAAGGCTTGGTGTTGAAGGCGGCGCTCCGACCGAAGGGCGGAGCGGATGCGGATTGA
- a CDS encoding carboxymuconolactone decarboxylase family protein produces the protein MTTFTFYQPDNAPAAARAVLAAVQQELGFIPGLLAGLAESPSALKAYLQLTELLDQSSLSPAERHIAALSASVENRCDYCVPFHTHQARSVAGLDGAVIDAARAGKELPDPRLDALAVFTRTVVQKRGWVTEGAVAAFLEAGFSRANALDVVLAVTLKTLSNYSNRILRTPLDDAFADDAWAA, from the coding sequence ATGACCACGTTCACGTTCTACCAGCCTGACAACGCCCCCGCCGCCGCACGCGCCGTTTTGGCGGCGGTGCAGCAAGAGCTGGGCTTCATTCCCGGTCTTCTGGCGGGGCTTGCCGAGTCTCCCAGTGCGCTCAAGGCCTATCTGCAACTGACCGAACTGCTCGACCAGTCCAGCCTGAGCCCGGCCGAACGCCACATCGCCGCGCTGTCCGCCAGTGTCGAAAACCGTTGCGACTACTGCGTGCCCTTCCATACCCACCAGGCCCGTTCGGTCGCCGGTTTGGACGGCGCCGTCATCGACGCGGCCAGAGCCGGAAAAGAGCTTCCCGACCCGCGCCTCGATGCCCTGGCGGTTTTCACCCGGACGGTGGTGCAAAAGCGCGGCTGGGTCACCGAAGGCGCCGTCGCCGCCTTCCTCGAAGCCGGGTTCAGCCGGGCCAATGCGCTGGACGTGGTGCTGGCGGTCACGCTGAAAACCTTGTCGAACTATTCCAACCGGATCCTGCGGACGCCGCTGGACGATGCGTTTGCAGACGATGCGTGGGCGGCCTGA
- a CDS encoding AraC family transcriptional regulator — MIDRSDDLLSTMLTVIRLRARVYHHASFCGGWQLDSSEERRASFHILGSGRCRLELPETGQSMPLRAGDLVLLPRNTPHRLRGEGAEEYTTLLCGYFEFSLGSTNPIVDALPDLLVMAAADDPQSAAQLTALSALMLSEADRIQSGSRLALDRLAEVLFVMMLRRYLETATEPLGILAGLADPKIARALAALHRAPERAWRVDTLAKEACMSRTAFAQRFAALVGQPPLAYLSAWRMLLAERWLAEERLSVAMVAERLGYASETAFRRAFKRTHGSGPGSLRRRREQAMGQAAPT, encoded by the coding sequence ATGATCGATCGTTCAGACGACCTATTGTCCACGATGCTGACCGTGATCCGCTTGCGGGCACGGGTCTACCACCACGCCAGCTTCTGCGGCGGATGGCAGTTGGACTCCTCGGAAGAACGGCGAGCCTCCTTTCACATCCTGGGGTCCGGGCGCTGCCGGCTCGAACTCCCGGAGACCGGTCAAAGCATGCCCCTCCGTGCCGGCGATCTGGTCTTGCTGCCGCGGAATACGCCCCACCGACTCCGTGGCGAAGGCGCCGAGGAATACACCACGCTGCTCTGCGGCTATTTCGAATTCAGCCTGGGCAGCACCAATCCCATAGTGGATGCCTTGCCGGACCTGCTCGTCATGGCCGCGGCGGACGATCCGCAAAGCGCTGCCCAGTTAACGGCGCTATCCGCGCTCATGCTGTCCGAGGCGGATCGGATACAGAGCGGGAGCCGGCTCGCCCTCGACCGCCTGGCGGAAGTCCTGTTCGTCATGATGTTGCGCCGCTACCTCGAAACGGCGACCGAACCCTTAGGCATCCTGGCGGGCCTCGCCGACCCGAAAATCGCCCGAGCCCTGGCCGCCCTGCACCGGGCCCCCGAGCGGGCCTGGCGGGTGGACACGCTGGCGAAGGAAGCCTGCATGTCCCGCACCGCGTTCGCCCAGCGATTCGCCGCCCTGGTTGGGCAACCGCCACTGGCCTATCTTTCCGCCTGGCGCATGCTGCTGGCCGAGCGCTGGCTGGCGGAAGAACGGCTGAGCGTCGCCATGGTGGCGGAGCGTTTGGGTTATGCATCGGAAACCGCGTTCCGCAGGGCGTTCAAACGCACTCACGGCAGCGGGCCGGGCAGCCTCCGGCGCCGGCGCGAGCAGGCCATGGGCCAGGCCGCACCGACGTGA
- a CDS encoding TIGR02281 family clan AA aspartic protease has protein sequence MGTPNRPQPSSGQGKTSFDYQRIASRHRPPQPALTLSKALLWVLVAVVAVIGISRLCAPPKPAPPAPTASEAPSDPADTRAELPEMKAIPLRPTEAAPTPRFVPPAPVEPEMAPPPPPTVVREVLARDRSGNYFTQGLINGKSVRMMADTGASTVVIPEKIARRIGLKSGRPVTVKTAGGIVQAYETALDTLTLGRIEIRQVAAMINPAMQDDFALLGMNALSLLQFSQENGTLVLSYDPAKAGNTAEENQPEPDVSFRKSVKECMGDSKVIDQKTLNCLKGE, from the coding sequence ATGGGAACACCCAACCGACCGCAGCCCTCTTCCGGCCAGGGCAAAACCTCGTTCGATTATCAGCGCATCGCCAGTCGGCATCGGCCGCCCCAGCCGGCGCTCACCCTGTCCAAGGCTTTGCTCTGGGTATTGGTTGCGGTGGTCGCCGTGATCGGCATCAGCCGGCTGTGCGCCCCGCCTAAACCGGCCCCCCCTGCACCGACCGCATCGGAGGCTCCGTCAGACCCTGCAGACACCCGGGCCGAATTACCGGAAATGAAAGCCATCCCGTTGCGTCCGACCGAAGCCGCCCCGACGCCCCGCTTCGTCCCCCCGGCTCCGGTCGAACCGGAAATGGCGCCGCCTCCACCGCCCACCGTGGTCCGGGAAGTGCTGGCACGCGACCGTAGCGGCAATTACTTCACCCAAGGCCTCATCAACGGCAAAAGCGTACGCATGATGGCCGACACGGGCGCCAGCACCGTGGTGATTCCGGAAAAGATCGCCCGGCGGATCGGGCTGAAGAGCGGGCGCCCCGTCACGGTCAAAACCGCCGGAGGCATCGTGCAGGCCTACGAAACCGCCCTGGACACCCTAACCTTGGGGCGCATCGAGATACGCCAGGTGGCGGCCATGATCAACCCGGCCATGCAGGACGATTTCGCGCTGCTGGGCATGAATGCGCTGAGTTTGCTGCAGTTCAGCCAGGAAAACGGCACGCTGGTGCTCAGTTACGATCCGGCCAAAGCGGGGAATACCGCGGAAGAAAACCAACCGGAGCCGGATGTCAGCTTCCGCAAGTCCGTCAAGGAATGCATGGGAGACAGCAAGGTCATCGACCAGAAGACCCTGAACTGCCTTAAAGGCGAATAG
- a CDS encoding zinc-ribbon domain-containing protein, whose amino-acid sequence MFCRYCGKQLKDNAVVCTGCGRPVDGPTGKKWSIATVLGLIAITVFVPPVGLIFGVIGIRNEARKVQGAVLLTVSIFMSLLLLAIVLGL is encoded by the coding sequence ATGTTCTGTCGTTACTGCGGAAAACAATTAAAAGACAACGCGGTCGTCTGTACGGGCTGCGGCCGTCCCGTCGATGGTCCCACGGGCAAGAAGTGGTCTATCGCCACCGTGCTCGGCCTGATCGCCATCACGGTATTCGTTCCCCCGGTTGGCTTGATATTCGGCGTCATCGGCATACGCAACGAGGCCCGCAAGGTGCAGGGCGCCGTGCTCCTCACCGTATCCATCTTCATGTCGCTCTTGTTGCTGGCGATCGTCCTCGGCCTGTAA
- a CDS encoding efflux RND transporter periplasmic adaptor subunit yields MTPAFLRPTLLLALVCLTPWISGAPRDDDDDAPAPARTASAPAPAGGDAFTLNLPPARQQAAGIKTEPLDAASWHSETKAYATVLDLQALFGERARYRAAQSEVNIAEAAQRVAEKNLQRLSHLHREAIIPARELYQAEAQHSADLARLEAARNRLREIRETALQQWGETLFRRTIENESALYQALLARKQGLILLTASVETPPAQARLAAPGLADSARTARLISAAPRIDVGAQGGTWFYLAENLQWRAGQRLEAWLANADEASEGVAMPPSAVIWHEGRPWVYVKTGDDRFVRRPLDARQQRGDRWLVKTGFAAGEGVVVSGAQTLLSEELRRFIPDEDDD; encoded by the coding sequence ATGACCCCCGCCTTCCTCCGACCGACGCTGTTGCTGGCGCTCGTTTGCCTTACGCCCTGGATTTCCGGCGCGCCCAGGGACGACGACGATGACGCTCCCGCACCGGCGCGAACCGCATCGGCGCCGGCTCCCGCCGGCGGCGATGCGTTTACGCTGAACCTGCCGCCGGCGCGCCAGCAAGCGGCCGGCATCAAGACGGAGCCGCTCGACGCCGCCTCATGGCATAGCGAAACCAAGGCCTATGCCACCGTGCTCGACCTGCAGGCCTTGTTCGGCGAGCGCGCCCGGTACCGGGCGGCCCAGTCCGAGGTCAACATCGCCGAGGCGGCGCAGCGGGTCGCCGAAAAGAATCTGCAGCGCCTGAGCCATTTGCACCGCGAGGCCATCATCCCCGCGCGCGAACTCTACCAGGCCGAGGCACAGCATTCCGCCGACCTGGCGCGCCTGGAAGCCGCGCGCAACCGATTGCGGGAAATCCGCGAGACGGCCCTGCAGCAGTGGGGCGAAACGCTGTTCCGGCGGACCATAGAGAACGAAAGCGCCCTGTATCAAGCCCTGCTGGCGCGCAAACAGGGCTTGATACTGCTGACCGCGAGCGTGGAAACCCCGCCGGCGCAGGCGCGCCTCGCCGCGCCCGGGCTGGCGGATTCGGCCCGCACCGCCCGCCTGATCTCGGCCGCGCCGCGCATCGACGTCGGCGCACAGGGAGGCACTTGGTTCTACCTGGCCGAGAATCTCCAGTGGCGCGCCGGCCAGCGTCTGGAGGCCTGGCTGGCGAATGCCGACGAGGCCAGCGAGGGCGTGGCGATGCCGCCCTCGGCGGTCATCTGGCACGAGGGACGTCCCTGGGTCTACGTCAAAACCGGCGACGATCGGTTCGTCCGCCGCCCGCTGGACGCCCGCCAGCAACGCGGCGACCGTTGGCTGGTCAAGACGGGCTTTGCGGCGGGCGAGGGCGTCGTCGTGTCCGGCGCCCAAACCCTCTTGTCCGAGGAACTGCGCCGCTTCATCCCGGACGAGGACGACGACTGA